From a single Lolium rigidum isolate FL_2022 chromosome 7, APGP_CSIRO_Lrig_0.1, whole genome shotgun sequence genomic region:
- the LOC124674020 gene encoding non-specific lipid transfer protein GPI-anchored 15-like has protein sequence MATMAASVTAFCVALLLLASIPGAHPAPVPQTTGPSTSSCTTELFRLLPCLSFLDGASAAPADTCCANLGSMVHDEPLCLCQALNQSGPERPPVNVNMSRVVELPLLCRLDLPTTAAACAGLLPTGPASTPPVSTPHPSVNSTVPSTPRPVPPTPPLTTVSPSTTNLASGYSSGSKLIAGALSVALGFIALASALAF, from the exons ATGGCAACAATGGCGGCTTCCGTTACAGCTTTCTGTGtcgcgctgctgctgctggctTCCATCCCCGGCGCTCACCCCGCGCCGGTGCCACAGACGACCGGGCCGTCGACGTCCAGCTGCACCACGGAGCTCTTCCGCCTCCTCCCctgcctctccttcctcgacggcGCTTCCGCCGCGCCGGCCGACACGTGCTGCGCCAACCTAGGGAGCATGGTGCACGACGAGCCGCTCTGCCTCTGCCAGGCACTCAACCAGTCCGGCCCCGAGAGGCCCCCCGTCAACGTGAACATGTCCCGCGTCGTGGAGCTGCCTCTCCTCTGCCGCCTCGACctcccgaccaccgccgccgcctgcgcag GGCTTCTTCCAACTGGACCAGCATCGACGCCGCCGGTGAGCACGCCACACCCGAGCGTGAACTCCACTGTTCCATCGACGCCGAGGCCGGTGCCACCGACGCCACCACTGACGACTGTCTCACCGAGTACTACCAACCTGGCATCGGGATACAGCAGCGGATCCAAGCTGATAGCTGGTGCCCTTTCTGTCGCACTTGGTTTCATCGCCCTGGCGTCAGCTCTAGCTTTCTGA
- the LOC124678719 gene encoding uncharacterized protein LOC124678719, with protein sequence MHGKRGHRIGDGCPPGFTDESLKQDICFLLDHIHGFYKAALDRLPMPSLAPRLLKAGMCIGFLDPVSNIIVNTIAYTASSSDEETRESILSKIITDTTDQFVFQVPLSLHKAEGMTIARRSLDGLVTFLTSHYRYLADRVALRYLCLAKADLLAAVRLIERDRNQKRNGKLACGIASRTTKVALECAAISARHPKPYILVKASLIMASPQIDVTTLVAGQDPSVSEFLRQARLSMNRSLDLCSKENKKRKRSEQKSTATESIEGSRAHSSLVSQSTFTYTRSLKLLLLGKIHGLYLQALAKLPRDGLRKRHHYSLLKCGYCYGPRDPVSNIILNSIWYGSMFPTPQEFELQFKVGMICTDMLARVEYCSLYGLVALLRTCLPSLTEQDTLWYLFCSDADVHKAIRKAKKHGHAHGVCEGDNHLHNAYRQAAVASWHPDPEALVKFSMSSLNMESAELLTILQQGTLTNGAVECLTMALPPTKAEDQQNQVVTSSSKVLSKKQNRFISEFRKKFRRDQNFFARKANGALRKYSQQKGVDYKLHTICGVNPKVPEGPSIGTAMRKFKFEYFHINFLATAKGLNSAPQLFFAQCSNSVKEMRNRASWCTPVSYSCIDNVRCFPCEFRGSKIVHPYDETYCGFYKDFKLMAKGKHDTPNGLAISACYSNSDKMCSLTEDWIYFDPNMDSKFAEMNPIPNVARKLRRWKARRIL encoded by the exons ATGCATGGCAAGCGCGGTCACCGCATCGGAGACGGTTGCCCTCCCGGCTTCACAGATGAGAGCTTGAAGCAGGATATATGCTTTCTGCTTGATCACATCCATGGTTTCTACAAAGCAGCGCTTGATCGGCTTCCTATGCCCTCTCTAGCCCCGCGCCTCCTGAAAGCTGGCATGTGCATCGGCTTCCTCGACCCAGTCTCCAACATCATCGTTAACACCATTGCCTACACCGCTTCATCGTCCGACGAGGAGACACGGGAGTCGATCCTGTCCAAGATCATTACCGACACCACTGACCAATTTGTCTTTCAAGTACCACTTTCCCTGCACAAGGCCGAAGGTATGACCATCGCGCGGCGGTCGCTGGACGGTCTTGTCACCTTCCTGACCTCCCACTACCGCTACCTCGCGGATCGGGTAGCGCTGCGCTACCTCTGCCTGGCCAAGGCTGACCTTCTCGCCGCCGTGCGCCTCATCGAGCGAGATCGTAACCAGAAGCGCAATGGCAAGCTCGCGTGCGGTATTGCATCACGTACAACCAAGGTTGCCCTGGAATGTGCCGCTATATCTGCAAGGCATCCTAAACCATACATCCTGGTGAAAGCGTCGCTGATTATGGCCTCTCCCCAGATAGATGTCACTACACTTGTTGCTGGACAAGACCCTAGCGTCTCTGAGTTTCTGAGGCAAGCTCGTCTGAGCATGAACCGATCACTGGATCTTTGTAGTAAGGAGAACAAGAAGAGAAAGAGAAGCGAGCAGAAATCTACTGCCACAGAGTCCATAGAGGGAAGCAGGGCACATAGTAGTCTTGTGTCTCAGTCGACATTCACATACACGCGGTCGTTGAAGCTGTTGCTCCTTGGCAAGATTCATGGGCTCTACTTACAGGCACTTGCCAAGCTGCCCCGGGATGGCCTGCGCAAGCGTCACCACTACAGCCTCCTCAAGTGTggatattgctatggacccagggATCCTGTCTCCAACATTATTCTCAACTCCATCTGGTACGGCTCTATGTTCCCCACGCCTCAAGAGTTTGAGCTACAATTTAAGGTGGGCATGATATGCACAGACATGCTTGCACGCGTCGAATACTGCTCCCTTTATGGCCTTGTTGCGCTCCTTCGGACCTGCTTGCCCTCTCTCACGGAGCAGGACACCCTCTGGTATCTGTTCTGCAGCGATGCTGATGTCCACAAGGCCATCCGCAAGGCAAAAAAGCATGGCCATGCTCATGGTGTCTGTGAAGGTGACAATCACCTCCACAATGCTTATAGGCAAGCGGCGGTTGCTTCATGGCATCCTGACCCTGAAGCTCTGGTGAAATTTTCCATGTCTTCCTTGAACATGGAGTCTGCAGAGTTGCTAACTATATTGCAGCAGGGCACACTCACAAACGGCGCAGTTGAATGCCTCACCATGGCTTTGCCTCCTACCAAGGCCGAGGATCAACAGAACCAGGTGGTGACATCAAGCTCAAAGGTCTTGAGCAAAAAACAGAATAGGTTTATTTCAGAGTTCCGAAAGAAATTTAGGCGCGACCAAAACTTCTTTGCCAGAAAGGCCAATGGGGCTTTGAGGAAATACTCTCAGCAAAAAGGG GTGGACTATAAACTTCATACAATTTGCGGCGTGAATCCCAAGGTACCTGAAGGGCCAAGCATTGGGACCGCTATGCGGAAGTTCAAAtttgagtacttccatatcaactTTTTGGCAACAGCCAAGGGACTAAATTCTGCTCCACAACTATTCTTCGCTCAATGTAGCAATAgtgttaaagaaatgcggaatagggCATCCTGGTGCACCCCCGTATCGTATTCTTGCATAGATAATG TTCGATGCTTCCCATGTGAGTTTAGAGGGTCAAAGATTGTGCATCCATATGATGAGACATATTGTGGGTTCTACAAGGATTTCAAGCTAATGGCTAAGGGAAAACACGACACTCCCAATGGACTTGCTATCAGTGCCTGCTATTCTAATTCTGATAAAATGTGCTCACTGACAGAGGATTGGATCTATTTTGATCCCAATATGGACTCCAAGTTTGCAGAGATGAATCCGATTCCTAATGTGGCTAGAAAGTTGAGGAGGTGGAAAGCTAGAAGAATACTTTAA
- the LOC124670291 gene encoding uncharacterized protein LOC124670291, translating into MHGKRDRRIGDGYPPGFTSESLKQDICVLLDHIHGFYEAALDQLPTPSLAPRLLEAGMCIGFLDPVSNIIANTIAYTHSRPPSPTPLLSRSDEEGTQESSILSKIITDTNDKFVFQVPLSRHKADGMTIARRSLDGLVTFLTSHYRYLAGSEALRYLCLARADLLAAVRLIERDRNKRRNGELAFSVTSLTTKVALECAAVSARHPEPDILVKASLTMASPLIDATTFLAGQDPLSPATLESLAELLRQGRTSMDHINGPLDHLRGKEKNKRKRKRNGHTSELVEEGSKNRLGSQSTFRYTQSLELLLLGKIHGLYLQALAKLPRDGLRKRHHCSLLKGGYCYGPSNDPVSNIILNTICYLQDAYRQAAVASWHPDPDALVTFATSSLNMESAELLAILKQGTFTDGEVECISMVLPPTKFQKVVTSSSWVLSKKQTRFISEFRRKFKHDQNFFVKKVNAVLSNYSQQHGVHYELHIICGVNPKVPEGPSVGPPKRNFKFDYSHINFLATAKAPNSAVTAPQLFFAQCSNSVKETRERPSWCTPVSYSCIDHVRCFSCEFNGAKIVHPHDQEYCGYYKDFILMAHSKHGFKNDNIINCCHFNGDKMATLTEDFIYFDPNMDSKIAEMNPISSVAKELREWEGRIF; encoded by the exons ATGCATGGCAAGCGTGATCGCCGCATCGGCGACGGTTATCCTCCTGGCTTCACATCTGAGAGCCTGAAGCAGGATATATGCGTTCTGCTTGATCACATCCATGGTTTCTACGAGGCCGCGCTCGATCAGCTCCCGACGCCCTCGCTCGCGCCGCGCCTCCTCGAGGCCGGCATGTGCATCGGCTTCCTAGACCCAGTGTCCAACATCATCGCCAACACCATCGCCTACACCCATTCACGTCCACCGTCGCCTACACCCCTCCTTAGCCGCTCCGACGAGGAGGGGACGCAGGAGTCGTCGATCCTCTCCAAGATCATCACCGACACGAACGACAAATTCGTCTTCCAAGTACCGCTTTCCCGGCACAAAGCAGATGGTATGACCATCGCGCGGCGATCGCTGGACGGTCTTGTGACCTTCCTCACCTCCCACTACCGCTATCTCGCCGGTTCGGAAGCCCTGCGCTACCTGTGCCTTGCTAGGGCCGACCTTCTCGCCGCCGTGCGCCTCATCGAGCGAGATCGTAATAAGAGGCGCAACGGCGAGCTCGCCTTCAGTGTTACCTCTCTTACCACCAAGGTCGCCTTAGAATGTGCCGCCGTGTCCGCAAGGCATCCTGAACCAGACATCCTGGTCAAAGCGTCGCTGACAATGGCCTCTCCCCTGATCGATGCCACCACGTTTCTTGCTGGGCAGGACCCTCTATCTCCTGCAACCCTCGAGAGCCTCGCCGAGTTGCTCAGGCAAGGGCGTACGAGCATGGATCACATAAACGGGCCACTGGATCATCTTCGAGGTAAGgagaagaacaagaggaagagaAAGAGAAACGGGCATACATCAGAACTCGTAGAGGAAGGGAGTAAGAACAGGCTGGGGTCTCAGTCGACATTTAGATACACGCAGTCTCTGGAGCTGTTGCTCCTCGGCAAGATCCACGGGCTCTACTTACAGGCGCTTGCGAAGCTGCCTCGCGATGGCCTGCGCAAGCGTCACCACTGCAGCCTCCTCAAGGGCGGATATTGCTACGGCCCCAGCAACGATCCTGTCTCCAACATCATCCTCAACACCATCTG TTACCTCCAGGATGCCTACAGGCAAGCTGCGGTCGCTTCATGGCACCCTGACCCCGACGCGCTGGTGACATTTGCCACGTCTTCCTTGAACATGGAGTCCGCCGAGTTGCTAGCTATATTAAAGCAGGGCACATTCACGGACGGCGAGGTTGAATGCATTTCCATGGTTCTGCCGCCTACAAAGTTCCAGAAGGTGGTGACCTCAAGCTCATGGGTTTTGAGCAAAAAACAGACCAGGTTCATTTCAGAGTTTCGGAGAAAATTTAAGCACGACCAGAACTTCTTTGTCAAAAAGGTCAATGCGGTGTTGAGCAACTACTCTCAGCAACATGGG GTGCACTATGAACTTCACATCATTTGCGGCGTGAATCCGAAAGTACCTGAAGGGCCGAGTGTTGGCCCCCCTAAGAGGAATTTCAAATTTGATTACTCCCATATCAACTTTTTGGCAACCGCCAAGGCACCAAACTCTGCCGTGACAGCTCCACAATTGTTCTTCGCTCAATGTAGCAATAGTGTTAAGGAGACGCGGGAGAGACCATCCTGGTGCACCCCTGTATCCTATTCGTGCATAGATCATG TTCGGTGCTTCTCTTGTGAGTTCAACGGAGCAAAGATTGTGCATCCACATGATCAGGAGTATTGTGGGTACTACAAGGATTTCATTCTAATGGCTCATAGCAAACATGGCTTTAAGAATGACAATATTATCAATTGCTGCCATTTCAATGGCGATAAGATGGCCACCCTGACAGAAGATTTTATCTATTTTGATCCCAATATGGACTCCAAGATTGCAGAGATGAATCCAATTTCTAGTGTGGCTAAGGAGTTGAGAGAATGGGAGGGTAGAATCTTCTGA
- the LOC124677613 gene encoding lysine histidine transporter-like 6 — protein sequence MVSSSDVLPKVVEGENEAAPRRAKWWYVTFHNVTAMVGAGVLSLPYAMAHLGWGPGIVALLLAWVITLYTLRLLIEMHECVPGVRFDRYRDLGVHALGPRLGIWVVVPQQLIVQVGCDVVYMVTGGNCLQKFAQIVSPNSTPLHQSYWICIFGSSQFLLSQLRDLNSITAISLAAAVMSLSYSTISWAACLAKGPVAGVSYAYSTAGTTADAAFRVCGALGQVAFAFAGHGVVLEIQATIPSTPTKPSKMPMWKGTVAAYMVTAACYFPVAFIGYWAFGQGVSDNVLVALERPPWLVAAANMMVVVHVLGSYQVYAMPIFESMETILTTKFRVPRGVLLRLVARSTYVALTLFVAVTFPFFGDLLGFFGGFGFTPTSFFLPCILWLKIKKPRRFSASWFANWGCIVVGVLLMLVSTIGGLRSIIQDASTFKFYS from the exons ATGGTCTCGTCTTCAGATGTTCTTCCCAAG GTGGTCGAGGGCGAGAACGAGGCCGCGCCCCGCCGCGCCAAGTGGTGGTACGTGACGTTCCACAATGTCACCGCCATGGTCGGCGCCGGCGTGCTCAGCTTGCCGTACGCCATGGCTCACCTCGGATG gggtccggggatcgTGGCGCTGCTGCTGGCGTGGGTGATCACGCTGTACACGCTGCGGCTCCTGATCGAGATGCACGAGTGCGTCCCCGGCGTGCGGTTTGACCGGTACCGCGACCTGGGCGTGCACGCCCTTGGCCCGCGGCTGGGCATCTGGGTGGTCGTCCCGCAGCAGCTCATCGTGCAGGTGGGCTGCGACGTGGTGTACATGGTCACCGGCGGCAACTGCCTGCAGAAGTTCGCGCAGATCGTGAGCCCGAACTCCACGCCGCTGCACCAGTCCTACTGGATCTGCATCTTCGGGTCCTCCCAGTTCCTGCTCTCCCAGCTCCGGGACCTCAActccatcaccgccatctccctcGCTGCCGCCGTCATGTCGCTCAGCTACTCCACCATCTCCTGGGCGGCGTGCCTCGCCAAGGGCCCCGTAGCCGGGGTGAGCTACGCGTACAGCACGGCCGGCACGACGGCGGACGCGGCGTTCCGGGTGTGCGGCGCGCTCGGGCAGGTGGCGTTCGCGTTCGCGGGCCACGGCGTGGTGCTGGAGATCCAGGCCACCATCCCGTCCACGCCCACCAAGCCGTCCAAGATGCCCATGTGGAAGGGCACCGTCGCCGCGTACATGGTCACCGCCGCGTGTTACTTCCCCGTGGCGTTCATCGGGTACTGGGCGTTCGGGCAGGGCGTCAGCGACAACGTGCTCGTGGCGCTGGAGCGACCGCCCTGGCTCGTCGCGGCGGCCAACATGATGGTTGTCGTCCATGTCCTCGGGAGCTATCAG GTGTACGCCATGCCGATATTCGAGAGCATGGAAACGATTCTGACCACCAAGTTCAGGGTTCCTCGAGGGGTGCTCCTTCGCCTGGTGGCTCGATCCACCTACGTCG CGCTCACCCTGTTCGTCGCCGTGACCTTCCCGTTCTTCGGCGACCTCCTCGGCTTCTTCGGCGGCTTCGGCTTCACCCCCACCTCCTTCTTC CTCCCCTGCATCCTGTGGCTCAAGATCAAGAAGCCTCGGAGGTTCAGCGCCTCGTGGTTCGCCAACTGG GGGTGCATCGTCGTTGGCGTGCTGCTCATGCTTGTGTCCACCATCGGCGGGCTAAGGAGCATCATCCAGGACGCCTCCACGTTCAAGTTCTACTCTTGA
- the LOC124671896 gene encoding uncharacterized protein LOC124671896: MAALPLFLCSAASSHRVRLLAPPVLPYRAAARPTFSPVRFSPFAVHSLRRAGARAAPPPCAAKRGGGGGVSSSDGEGTRVLLQAALWGAEAAYIIWLFLLPYAPGDPVWAISQATITDLVGLSLNFFFILPLINSAGVHLLESPVLHPMAEGLFNFVIAWTLLFAPLLFTDARRDRYKGSLDVLWGCQMFLTNTFLIPYMAIRLNDPEKDRPPPQASKLASVMVRGASVVGITGGLVCILSIVWAFFGRADADFGGISDRWRYAQEYVLTERLAYAFLWDILLYSIFQPWLIGGNLQNVKPKATEFVNVARFIPVVGIVAYLLCLEDKKD, encoded by the exons atggcggctctccctctcttcctctGCAGTGCCGCCTCCTCCCACCGCGTCCGGCTTCTCGCCCCTCCCGTTCTCCCCTatcgcgcggcggcgcggccgacGTTCTCGCCCGTCAGGTTCTCCCCGTTCGCCGTCCACTCGCTGCGGCGAGCAGGGGCCAGGGCGGCCCCTCCGCCGTGCGCGGCCAAGCGTGGCGGCGGGGGAGGCGTATCATCGAGTGACGGGGAGGGCACGCGCGTGCTGCTTCAGGCGGCGCTCTGGGGCGCCGAGGCCGCCTACATTATCTGGCTCTTCCTCCTCCCGTACGCGCCG GGCGACCCGGTATGGGCTATCTCGCAAGCCACGATCACTGACCTTGTCGGCCTGTCgctcaacttcttcttcatcctgCCATTGATCAACTCTG CTGGAGTTCACCTGCTCGAATCCCCCGTCCTTCATCCA ATGGCTGAAGGATTGTTCAATTTTGTGATTGCCTGGACACTGCTATTTGCGCCACTTCTCTTCACGGATGCTAGAAGGGACCGGTACAAGGGATCGCTTGACGTCTTGTGGGGCTGTCAGATGTTCCTCACAAATA CTTTCCTGATTCCCTACATGGCCATCCGGCTCAACGATCCTGAGAAGGACCGGCCTCCGCCGCAGGCATCAAAATTGGCCTCAGTTATGGTGAGAGGTGCATCAGTTGTAGGCATAACCGGCGGCCTGGTCTGCATTTTGTCCATTGTTTGGGCTTTCTTCGGCCGTGCAGATGCTGACTTTGGAGGCATTTCGGACCGGTGGCGGTATGCGCAGGAGTATGTCTTGACGGAGCGGCTTGCTTATGCGTTTCTCTGGGACATATTGCTGTACTCGATATTCCAGCCATGGTTGATTGGAGGCAATCTTCAGAACGTGAAACCAAAAGCTACAGAGTTTGTGAATGTTGCCAGGTTTATCCCAGTTGTTGGTATTGTTGCCTACCTCTTGTGCTTAGAAGATAAAAAGGATTAG